Below is a window of Paremcibacter congregatus DNA.
CGCAACAGGCGCGGTGATCCCCCCGACCACAGCCTCTGCCGCCAACCCGCTTAACTATTCCCTGTCCATCATCGGGCTTGAAGCCGACAGTATGAAACCGGTCCTCACCACCTTCGAGGCCGCCTCCCTGCTCAAGGCCGATCAGGACGTCCCGATGCTGTCCATCGCCAATCTGCATCAACATATCAAGGATGATATCAAGCTCCTGATCAAAATCATGCGGGCGGAAGGCTATTATGGCGGCAGCGTAACCGAACGCCTGAGCCGAAAACGCAATCATTTTGATATTGAACTTCAGGTGGTGCCCGGGCCCCGTTATCAGATTGGCGATATCGTTATCACCTACCGCGACCCCGCGCCCGCCGCACAGATCCAGCAGCAAATCCGCCAGAACCTGCCGCTGGCCATCGGGGACCCCGCCCGGGCCGCCGATGTGATTACCGCGGAAGCCCACCTCAGTCGCCGCCTGCCCAATCTCGGGTTTCCTTTTGCCCAGGATATTGCCCAGGATGTCCTCGTCGACCACCAGACCCGGCGCATGACGGTCACTTTCTCTCTGAAGACAGGCAATCGCCAGCGGTTTGGCGACACCCGCATCACGGGCCTCCAAAATGTCAAGGACAGCGTCATCACCCGCTTTGTGACATGGTCTCCCGGCGACTTTTATGACGACCGGCAGATCAATGACCTGCGGGGTCGCTTGTCCAGCACCGGCCTGTTTGCCGGTATAAACATCAAACCCACCCCGCAGGAAGACCAGACCGCCGACATCACCGTGGCCCTGATCGAGGCCGAACATCGCACCATCGGGGCCGCCGCAGGTTATTCCACCGCCGAGGGCATCAGTGGCGAGCTCAGCTGGGAACATCGTAATTTCATGCAGGAAGGCAACCGGCTGAAACTGGTGGCCCGGGGCGCGGAACTGGAACAATCCTTTTCCAGCCGCCTGGAAATACCTCATTTCGCCAGACTTGATCAAACCCTGTCTTTCGAGGCCAGCTACCGGCGTCAGGATACCGATGCCTTCTTTGCCCATACGCTGAACAGCACCGTCGGGCTTGACCGCATGATCACCGACCACATTGGCGCCAGCGCCGCCGTGGAACTGGAATATAGTGATATCACCGATAGTGAAGGCAACCGTAATTTTTATATTGCCGCCCTGCCGATCGGCGGCCGCTGGGACAATACCGACAACCTGCTGGACCCGCAACATGGCTGGCGTCTGTCCCTGATCGCCGCCCCGACAATCGGCATGGACGGCAAGCAATTTACCTTCGTTAAAAGTGACCTGCGCGCCAGCGTCTACTATCCGCTCGCCACAGACCAGCTTACCCTGGCGCTCCGCACCCGTCTCGGGTCAATCACCGGAACCGACCGGGAAACCCTGCCGGCGACACGGCGTTTTTATGCCGGCGGCGGCGGATCGGTGCGCGGGTACGGGTTTCAGCGGGTCGGTCCCGTAGATGCGGAGGATGTGCCTCTCGGCGGCCGGTCCGTGACCGAAGTCGCGGCCGAACTGCGCTGGAAATTTATGGATAACATCAGCCTCGTCCCCTTTATCGAAGGCGGCAATGTCTATGACAGCAGCCTGCCGAAACTGTCCGGATTAAGATGGGGCGCGGGTCTGGGCGCAAGATATCATACGGATTTCGGGCCTGTCCGTCTGGATGTCGCCGTTCCGCTTGATCGCCGCACCGGTGAAAGCCGGGTCCAGATCTATATCAGTTTGGGGCAGGCCTTCTGATGAAATTTTCCCTGACAGACATGAAATCCCTTTCCGGTCGCCGCGTTGGCAAGATCATCGCCAAGGTGAGTGGCGGCGCTCTGGCGCTGCTGCTCATCCTCCTGATCGGCACAGCGCTTTATCTGGATACGCCATCAGGACATAAACGCCTGACCACCTGGATTGAAAACAGCCTGCGAACCCCGGACCAGACCGTGCGCCTGAGCCCAATAGAAGGGTCTCTGTTTACCGGCTTTCGCCTCGCCGACATCACATTTTCCGACCGGGAAGGCCCCTGGCTTACCCTGACGGACGTTGATCTTGACTGGTCACCGTCGGCGCTCCTGCGTCAGAAAATCATGATTTCCCGGCTTCAGGTCGCCACCGCGCGGCTGGTCCGCCTGCCCGAAAGCACCGACCATCCTCAACCCGCCGCTACCGCCCCGATGGACTTCACCCTGCCCCGGTTACCGGTAGACGCGGAAATCGCCGATTTTGGCCTCAACCAGTTCCTGCTTGGTCAAAAAGTCATGGGCATTCGCGCTACATTTACCGGTCAGGGGGCGCTCAAGCTCACCCGCCGGGACGGCATCCTGTTACGGCTGAACCTGATCAATCAGGGAGCCAGCCAAGATGAGATATCCGCCCGCATCGCTTACCCTGGCCCTACAGAAAACCTGTCAATTGATGTAACCGCCCGCGCCCCCGAAGGCGGCATTTTCAGCCGAATGATCGGCACGACACCGACGCAGGATGTGGTTGCCCGTCTTACAGGGGATGGTCCGCTGGAAGACTGGCGCGGCAGTTTCCGTCTGCAGGTGGGGGAAACCACCATTGCCGATGCCAGCCTGCGCAATACGGATAAGGCCTTTGCCCTGCGCGGCACGCTGGATTCCGGGGACATGATCCCGGAATCCAGCGCCGCTCTTTTGGGCCGGACCGCCCGCCTGTCTGTGGATCTGACCCCGTCCCCGGCAGACACCCGCACGATCCTTGATCTGAAACTGGTCGCCGACACCCTGACCCTGACGGCCCAAGGCGCGGTCACCGGCGACGCCACAGCCTCTGTGCAGCCGGTCAGCTTCAGCCTTGACCTCACCAACGCCGCGCCGGTCAACAAGATGTTTGCCCCTGTGCGGCTGATGCCTTTCACGCTCAGCGGAAAAATCAGCGACATCACCGGCAATCCCAAATTGCAGCTGACCGCCCAAGGTCTGCGGGCGGGTTATGGCGCCGACATTTCGGGACGTCTTTCCGGCCAAATCCGGGCCGAAACAGAAGGCCAGCGCATCACCTTCAGCGCCAAGGGGAAGCTGGACGAACTTTCCGGGACCCGGATCACGCCCTTCACCGCCCTGACAGCTCCCGGCCTCGACTGGAGCCTCAATGGACATGCAAATCAGGACAGCGGGACGCTTTCCCTGTCGCAGGCCCGCCTGAACAACCCTCGTTTTGATAGCGAAATGACCGCGACATTTAACCGCAGCAGCGGGAATCTGTCCGCCCGGATCACCGCCGCCCTGTCCCGGCTTTCAGGCCTGAGCCCGTCTTTGAACGGCAGCCTCACCAGCGTCATAAACCTCTCCCGGGAAGACCCGGATGCCGCCCTGACCGCCGCAGTAACCGTCGCAGCCCGCCAGCTTGATCTCGGGGATGCTACGGCCAGCGCGCTTTTCGGACCCGCCCCGGTATTTTCCGCCCATATCAGCCGCATGGCGGATGGCGCCCTGAACCTGAAGCAGGCCCGCCTCAACGCCGCCCACCTCACGCTGACGGCCGACGCTCACTTGTCCCCGCAACAGGTTATCCGGCAAAGTAATTTCTACCTTGTCGTCACCGACCTCGCCGACCTGTCCGGTCAGGACGCCCTGCAGATGGACGGCGGCATTGAATTTACCGGCCAACTGTCCGGGCCGGTGCGCGCCCCGGCCCTCACCCTGGAAACCGGCATCAAGGCCCTGACCCTGCAGGATGTCACCCTGCAAAATGTCACAGCGCGTCTGGAGGCGACAGATATCATTCAGCGTCCCGCCGGCAGCGCCACCTTGCACGGTGAAAGTGATTATGGCCCCTTGCAGGGCGGGGTCACCTTCACCAGCCCGACACAAGAACTGATCCGGCTCTCTGATCTCACGCTCACATTTGGCGCCCTGCGCGCTGCCGGGCAAATCGACCTGCCAAAAGGACGCCCCGCACTTGGCCGGATCAACCTTCTGACCGCCGGGACCGACCTCGCCGCAAACGCCATTAAAGGCACCCTGTCCGCAGAAATCATGCTCGGGGAACAGGACGACGCCCAACAGATCACCGTTCAGGGACGCGCCAGTGAAATGGCGTTGCGCACCGGCCCCCGTGACCTGACAACCTTGAAGGAAGCCACCCTGTCCGGGGATATTCTCCTGATGGACAAGCAGCCGCGGATCAGCCTCACCGCCGATTTTACCGCCTTGTCTCATCCCCGCCTGCAGGCCAGTGAGGGTCATCTCCGCATCACCCAGCAGGAGAAAGACAAGACCCTGTCCTACGATCTCGCCCTGCGGGGGAATGATATCATGCCCTATGACCTGACCCTGTCCGGCACGGCGCCCCAACCGACCGAATCCGGCCGCGACATTACCTTAGGCTTCACCGGCACCGTCGATCAAACCCCGGTCGCCCTGAAACAGCCGGTCACGCTCTCACTGAGACAAACGGGCTTCAGTCTGACGCCTTTTAAAGTAGAACTCGGCAAAGGCCATATCAGCGGCCGTTTCACCCGCGCGAACAAGGCGCTTCAGGCCAGCCTGACAGCGGACAATGCCGACCTCAGGCCACTCCTGGTGTTTGCACCGGAACTGCCTCTGGTTGGCCTTCTCAACGGCACGGTCCGCCTGAACGCCACAGAAAACACCACCGACGGCGCCTTTGACTTACGCCTCACCCAGATCCCGACCCTGGTGCAGGGCATGGCGTTTCAGGCGCAAGGCACGCTCGCCCCCACCGGCCTTGACCTGACCGGCAGCGCCCGCCTGAACGACCAGTTCCAGGCCGACTTCACCGCCCGCCTGCCGTTGTTTTATGATGCCGCTGCTCCGACGTTCCACTTTCCCGCCGACCAGCCGTTATCAGGGCAGTTCAGTTGGCGCGGGGCGATTGACCCGTTATGGCCGGCCTTTTACCTGACCAGTCATGATCTCGGTGGTGACGTGACGCTTGACCTGATGCTTGGCGGAACAAAAGCCAATCCGGATATCGATGGTCATCTGAGCCTCAAGAACGGCCGTTATGAAAACCTGAAGAGCGGCTTTGTCGCCACGGACCTGGATATGGCGGCAACCATCGCCGACCGCAAACTGACCCTTGACCATCTGACCGCCAAGGACGGCGGCACCGGCCAGCTGACCGCCAGCGCAGAAGTCCTGTTGAATGCCGACCTCAGTTATCAGGCGCGGGCCGACCTGAAAATCGACAAGGCCCGCCTGGTCCGGCAGCCGGAACTCGACGTCACCGCCTCTGCCGACCTTGCCTTCCTGAAAAGCCCGGCCGCCACGTATTTCAAAGGCGACATCACCGTCGACAAGGCCGATATCCGCGCCGTCAACGGCGGGGCCACTGCCGTGCCCGTGCTTCAGGTGCGGGAAATCAACCACCCGGACCAGGGACCGGAAACAGAGCCTGAGCAAGGGCGTCATCTGGGCCCCTTTCCCCTGGGCCTGACAGTCAAGGTGCCTAGCCGGTTGTTCATCCGCAGTTATGGCATGGATTCCGAATGGCGCGCCGACATGACCATTGGCGGCACCACTGACAAACCCGTTGTTACCGGCGGGGCGCAGTTAATCCGGGGCACCTTTGACTTCGCCGGCAAGACGTTTGATCTCACCCGTGGTTCCCTGACATTTCCCGACGACAAACGCAATGACCCGTTGCTTGATATTGTGGCGGAACTGGAAATGACTGACCTGACCGCACAGATCGCCATCACCGGGCGCGCCTCGGCCCCGAAACTCACCGTCAGCGCCAGTCCCGATCTGCCTCAGGATGAAGTCATGTCCCGAATTCTGTTTGGGACGTCTGCCACGGAACTCTCCGCGGTCGAGGCTCTACAGCTAGCCGCGGCGGTGCATTCCCTGTCCAATGGTGGCGGCCCCGGACTTCTGGGCAACGTCCGCAGCGCGCTCGGAATTGACCGCCTGTCGATTGACAAATCGCCCGACCGTGATCAGGGAACAACCATCACCGGAGGGAAATACCTAACGAACAATATTTACATCGAAGTCACCACCGCCCCGGCGACAGGAGAGACCGCAACGTCCGTGGAAGTCAGCCTGTCCCGCAGCCTGTCCCTGATCACCCGTCAGACAATGAGCCATGACCGCAACCTTGCCCTGCGCTGGTCCTGGAAATATTAATATCTGTAAAAGACGACAGAAGGGGGCGGCCTAAAACCATTTCAGTTTTTTAAACAGCCAGACCTGCAAGGCGACGATGCTCACCAGCAGGCCGCAGAATATCCAGAAGGCGTCGGCATTGTCCGCCCCGGGAATGCCGCCGACATTGATCCCCAACAGGCCGGTAAAAAAGCCCAGCGGCAAAAAAATCGCCGCAATCACTGACAGGATATACATATTCTTGTTCAGGCGATCGGCAATCATGTTGGCCAGTTCGTCCTTGACGATCTGGGCCCGTTCACGGATCGCGTCCAGGTCTTCCACATACCGCATCACCCGGTCCTGACTTTCCTGAAGGTGACGTTTGTCCTTGGCGTCGAGCCAATCAAAATTACACAGGCGGAAATGCCCGATGGCGTCCTTCTGCGGCGCCATATAGCGGCGAAAGATAATCGCGCGTTTGCGGATATTGATGATGGTTTCCCGTAACGAGACATCCGGCCCCTCGAGAATCTCTTCTTCCACCCGATCCGTCATATCATCCAGACTGAGCAAGGCCGGTTCCATACGTTCAAACAGCCGTGAAACCAGCTGGCTGACGAATTCTCCCGCATTTTCAGGCCCCTTGCCCTGGATGATTTTTTCCGCCATGTCCGCCACCGCTTTCAGTGGCCGACGTTGCAGGCTGATGATGCGTTCCTTGTCAATCCACAGCCGAATGGACACCATATCTTCCGGATCGGCATTTTCATTCAGATTAACGCCGCGCAGGATAATAAGGGCGCCGTCGCCAATTTCGGTCACCCGCGGCCGGGTTTCGTCCGCCAGCAGAGCATTAACAATATGTGGATCAAGGTAGGATATCTCCTTTTCAAGCCACGGCTTGGTCCCTTCTTTCTTCATGTCCAGATGCACCCAGGCCAGATGCTTATCCTTTAGCGCCGCCCCGACCTCATTCTCGATCAGCGCCCGGCCCCCGCCGACGCCATCGAATTCATAGGCCATCAAGATCGGATCGCTTTTGCCTGAAGGGGTCATGTAGGCGTC
It encodes the following:
- a CDS encoding autotransporter assembly complex protein TamA, which encodes MTERTHSITSPSGPGKSNSSKTLRRIVFTCCLGMFLAFATGAVIPPTTASAANPLNYSLSIIGLEADSMKPVLTTFEAASLLKADQDVPMLSIANLHQHIKDDIKLLIKIMRAEGYYGGSVTERLSRKRNHFDIELQVVPGPRYQIGDIVITYRDPAPAAQIQQQIRQNLPLAIGDPARAADVITAEAHLSRRLPNLGFPFAQDIAQDVLVDHQTRRMTVTFSLKTGNRQRFGDTRITGLQNVKDSVITRFVTWSPGDFYDDRQINDLRGRLSSTGLFAGINIKPTPQEDQTADITVALIEAEHRTIGAAAGYSTAEGISGELSWEHRNFMQEGNRLKLVARGAELEQSFSSRLEIPHFARLDQTLSFEASYRRQDTDAFFAHTLNSTVGLDRMITDHIGASAAVELEYSDITDSEGNRNFYIAALPIGGRWDNTDNLLDPQHGWRLSLIAAPTIGMDGKQFTFVKSDLRASVYYPLATDQLTLALRTRLGSITGTDRETLPATRRFYAGGGGSVRGYGFQRVGPVDAEDVPLGGRSVTEVAAELRWKFMDNISLVPFIEGGNVYDSSLPKLSGLRWGAGLGARYHTDFGPVRLDVAVPLDRRTGESRVQIYISLGQAF
- a CDS encoding translocation/assembly module TamB domain-containing protein — its product is MKFSLTDMKSLSGRRVGKIIAKVSGGALALLLILLIGTALYLDTPSGHKRLTTWIENSLRTPDQTVRLSPIEGSLFTGFRLADITFSDREGPWLTLTDVDLDWSPSALLRQKIMISRLQVATARLVRLPESTDHPQPAATAPMDFTLPRLPVDAEIADFGLNQFLLGQKVMGIRATFTGQGALKLTRRDGILLRLNLINQGASQDEISARIAYPGPTENLSIDVTARAPEGGIFSRMIGTTPTQDVVARLTGDGPLEDWRGSFRLQVGETTIADASLRNTDKAFALRGTLDSGDMIPESSAALLGRTARLSVDLTPSPADTRTILDLKLVADTLTLTAQGAVTGDATASVQPVSFSLDLTNAAPVNKMFAPVRLMPFTLSGKISDITGNPKLQLTAQGLRAGYGADISGRLSGQIRAETEGQRITFSAKGKLDELSGTRITPFTALTAPGLDWSLNGHANQDSGTLSLSQARLNNPRFDSEMTATFNRSSGNLSARITAALSRLSGLSPSLNGSLTSVINLSREDPDAALTAAVTVAARQLDLGDATASALFGPAPVFSAHISRMADGALNLKQARLNAAHLTLTADAHLSPQQVIRQSNFYLVVTDLADLSGQDALQMDGGIEFTGQLSGPVRAPALTLETGIKALTLQDVTLQNVTARLEATDIIQRPAGSATLHGESDYGPLQGGVTFTSPTQELIRLSDLTLTFGALRAAGQIDLPKGRPALGRINLLTAGTDLAANAIKGTLSAEIMLGEQDDAQQITVQGRASEMALRTGPRDLTTLKEATLSGDILLMDKQPRISLTADFTALSHPRLQASEGHLRITQQEKDKTLSYDLALRGNDIMPYDLTLSGTAPQPTESGRDITLGFTGTVDQTPVALKQPVTLSLRQTGFSLTPFKVELGKGHISGRFTRANKALQASLTADNADLRPLLVFAPELPLVGLLNGTVRLNATENTTDGAFDLRLTQIPTLVQGMAFQAQGTLAPTGLDLTGSARLNDQFQADFTARLPLFYDAAAPTFHFPADQPLSGQFSWRGAIDPLWPAFYLTSHDLGGDVTLDLMLGGTKANPDIDGHLSLKNGRYENLKSGFVATDLDMAATIADRKLTLDHLTAKDGGTGQLTASAEVLLNADLSYQARADLKIDKARLVRQPELDVTASADLAFLKSPAATYFKGDITVDKADIRAVNGGATAVPVLQVREINHPDQGPETEPEQGRHLGPFPLGLTVKVPSRLFIRSYGMDSEWRADMTIGGTTDKPVVTGGAQLIRGTFDFAGKTFDLTRGSLTFPDDKRNDPLLDIVAELEMTDLTAQIAITGRASAPKLTVSASPDLPQDEVMSRILFGTSATELSAVEALQLAAAVHSLSNGGGPGLLGNVRSALGIDRLSIDKSPDRDQGTTITGGKYLTNNIYIEVTTAPATGETATSVEVSLSRSLSLITRQTMSHDRNLALRWSWKY
- a CDS encoding zinc transporter ZntB, translated to MTPSGKSDPILMAYEFDGVGGGRALIENEVGAALKDKHLAWVHLDMKKEGTKPWLEKEISYLDPHIVNALLADETRPRVTEIGDGALIILRGVNLNENADPEDMVSIRLWIDKERIISLQRRPLKAVADMAEKIIQGKGPENAGEFVSQLVSRLFERMEPALLSLDDMTDRVEEEILEGPDVSLRETIINIRKRAIIFRRYMAPQKDAIGHFRLCNFDWLDAKDKRHLQESQDRVMRYVEDLDAIRERAQIVKDELANMIADRLNKNMYILSVIAAIFLPLGFFTGLLGINVGGIPGADNADAFWIFCGLLVSIVALQVWLFKKLKWF